In one window of Chloroflexota bacterium DNA:
- a CDS encoding UDP-N-acetylmuramoyl-L-alanyl-D-glutamate--2,6-diaminopimelate ligase, with the protein MTERGIGLGALADAVDPERVIGVPAGEITGLTAHSAEVEPGSVFFAIPGGTHDGWTFVTEAASRGAVAVVAERETAGLVIPQLIVANVRHAVADAADAWYGRPSAHLRVYGITGTDGKSTTAFLSVGILLAAGRRPGLVGTVDTRVGDQQKASTSRTTTPEALELQRLLADMVEAGNDSVVIEATSHGLAQARVRNCRFAVGVVTTITSEHLEFHRTLDAYRAAKAILVEEAPVAVLNRDDDAFEYLQDRAAGAVISYGIDAEADIRATALDLGPHGSRFHVTGSRWSGPVTIQLPGRFNVSNALAALGLAQAEDIDLEQAAAALAEVRGVPGRMERIDIGQPFGVIVDYAHTADSLAKVLRALRPLTAGRLIAVFGSAGDRDRTKRSTMGRVAGELADLVVVTDEDPRSESPWEINEEIAQGARDAGAQERETLWIIDDRRSAIAHALRMAQAGDMVLLAGKGHEPSIIYGDDRRWWDEREVARQELRGIGFGTDEPPAA; encoded by the coding sequence GTGACCGAGCGCGGCATCGGCCTCGGCGCCCTGGCCGACGCGGTGGATCCCGAGCGGGTGATCGGCGTGCCAGCCGGGGAGATCACCGGCCTGACTGCGCACAGTGCCGAGGTCGAGCCCGGTTCGGTGTTCTTCGCCATCCCCGGGGGGACGCACGACGGCTGGACCTTCGTCACGGAGGCCGCCTCGCGCGGCGCGGTGGCGGTCGTGGCCGAGCGCGAGACGGCCGGCCTGGTCATTCCGCAGCTGATCGTGGCGAATGTCCGCCACGCGGTGGCGGACGCGGCCGACGCATGGTACGGACGGCCGTCCGCGCACCTGCGGGTGTACGGCATAACCGGCACCGACGGAAAGTCGACAACCGCGTTCCTCTCCGTGGGCATCCTGCTGGCCGCCGGCCGCCGACCGGGCCTGGTGGGGACGGTAGACACCCGGGTCGGTGACCAGCAGAAGGCCTCGACCAGCCGGACCACGACGCCGGAAGCCCTCGAGCTGCAGCGCCTGCTGGCCGACATGGTCGAGGCCGGCAATGACAGCGTGGTGATCGAAGCCACCTCGCATGGGCTGGCCCAGGCGCGGGTCCGCAACTGCCGCTTCGCGGTGGGCGTCGTGACGACCATCACCAGCGAGCACCTCGAGTTCCACCGCACGCTGGATGCGTATCGGGCCGCCAAGGCCATCCTGGTCGAGGAGGCGCCGGTGGCGGTGCTGAACCGCGACGACGACGCGTTTGAATACCTGCAGGATCGGGCGGCGGGCGCCGTGATCAGCTACGGCATCGACGCCGAGGCGGACATCCGCGCCACGGCCCTCGACCTCGGACCGCATGGCAGCCGGTTCCACGTGACGGGGTCCCGCTGGTCGGGCCCGGTGACGATCCAGCTTCCCGGTCGCTTCAACGTCAGCAATGCCCTGGCCGCCCTCGGGCTGGCCCAGGCCGAGGACATTGACCTCGAGCAGGCCGCGGCCGCCCTGGCCGAGGTTCGCGGCGTCCCGGGCCGCATGGAGCGGATCGACATCGGCCAGCCCTTCGGGGTGATCGTCGACTACGCCCACACCGCCGATTCGCTGGCCAAAGTCCTGCGCGCGCTGCGGCCGCTGACGGCTGGGCGCCTGATCGCGGTATTCGGGTCAGCCGGCGATCGTGACCGCACCAAGCGATCGACGATGGGCCGTGTCGCCGGCGAGCTGGCTGACCTGGTGGTGGTCACCGACGAGGACCCGCGCAGCGAGTCGCCGTGGGAGATCAACGAGGAGATCGCGCAAGGCGCCCGCGACGCCGGGGCGCAGGAGCGCGAAACGCTGTGGATCATTGACGACCGCCGCTCGGCCATCGCCCATGCGCTGCGAATGGCGCAGGCCGGCGACATGGTGCTGCTGGCCGGCAAGGGGCACGAGCCGAGCATCATCTACGGCGACGACCGGCGCTGGTGGGACGAGCGCGAAGTGGCGCGCCAGGAGCTGCGCGGGATCGGATTCGGGACCGATGAGCCACCCGCCGCCTGA
- a CDS encoding peptidoglycan bridge formation glycyltransferase FemA/FemB family protein — protein sequence MSHPPPDPNRLRAWQVTDAKAWDAFVEAADHRAFPQLWGWGELRREAGWRPLRLAVGHVPDQPLAGVQLLLRRVPLTGWSLAYAPRGPIGALDEPATRDALVAGLRALGDEERIGRVRADPEVTHVDPYGAALLAAPWREAPKVQPPTTRLINLTQPSDELWSALARKHRQYVSKAGREGVTIEQLEPDSDPLATAAGLADFDRIYRLTGDRAGFAVRVPDYYQRVWAAFAPQRRARLFFATADGERVATLLHMVCGDRVAEVYGGMTERGAATRANYLLKWEAIRALQAEGLRTYDLWGLATGGIRKFKEGYGGTEVTWVGARDLALSRLGDTVLGVALAGYQARQRLRSVGRRSASPAPTPD from the coding sequence ATGAGCCACCCGCCGCCTGATCCGAACCGGCTGCGGGCCTGGCAGGTGACCGACGCGAAGGCGTGGGACGCCTTCGTCGAGGCCGCCGACCATCGAGCCTTCCCCCAGCTATGGGGCTGGGGCGAGCTGCGTCGTGAAGCGGGATGGCGCCCGCTTCGCCTGGCCGTGGGCCATGTTCCCGACCAGCCGCTGGCCGGCGTCCAGCTCCTGCTGCGCCGGGTGCCGCTCACCGGGTGGTCGTTGGCGTATGCCCCTCGGGGGCCTATTGGCGCCCTCGATGAACCGGCCACCCGCGACGCGCTTGTGGCCGGGCTGCGGGCCCTCGGTGACGAGGAGCGCATCGGCCGGGTTCGGGCTGATCCCGAGGTGACCCACGTCGATCCCTACGGCGCGGCCCTCCTGGCCGCGCCGTGGCGGGAAGCGCCCAAGGTCCAACCGCCCACCACTCGCCTCATCAACCTGACCCAGCCGTCGGACGAGCTGTGGTCGGCGCTGGCCCGCAAGCACCGCCAGTACGTCTCCAAGGCCGGCCGCGAGGGCGTGACCATCGAGCAGCTCGAACCGGATTCGGACCCATTAGCGACCGCGGCCGGATTGGCGGACTTCGACCGCATCTACCGCCTGACCGGTGACCGGGCCGGTTTCGCGGTCCGCGTTCCGGACTATTACCAGCGGGTGTGGGCCGCGTTCGCCCCGCAACGCCGCGCGCGGCTGTTCTTCGCCACGGCCGACGGGGAGCGGGTGGCCACGCTCCTCCACATGGTGTGTGGCGACCGAGTGGCCGAGGTGTACGGCGGGATGACCGAACGCGGCGCCGCTACGCGGGCCAACTACCTGCTGAAGTGGGAGGCCATTCGCGCCCTCCAGGCCGAGGGTCTGCGCACCTACGACCTGTGGGGCCTCGCCACCGGCGGGATCCGCAAGTTCAAGGAGGGCTACGGCGGGACGGAGGTCACCTGGGTCGGGGCCCGCGATCTGGCCCTCAGCCGCCTCGGCGATACGGTGCTCGGCGTGGCCCTCGCCGGCTACCAGGCCCGCCAGCGACTGCGGTCCGTGGGCCGTCGGTCAGCGTCTCCGGCCCCAACTCCCGACTGA
- a CDS encoding bifunctional (p)ppGpp synthetase/guanosine-3',5'-bis(diphosphate) 3'-pyrophosphohydrolase, with protein sequence MTMDLARLRAAPAAVVQRITRAGEPAAAPGPTLSDLIAEARRHRPTINVALIERAHEVASAAHEGQLRASGEPYITHPTAVAYELATLQMDAETLAAGLLHDVPEDTAYPLTDIEKRFGREVARLVDGVTKLSKFGSARSTEEQQAENIRKMFMAMAEDARVVIIKLADRLHNMRTLEFLAPDKQERIARQTMEIYAPLAHRLGMWQVKWELEDLSFKVLDTDTYARLAGMLADSRKTRETFINRSISILRKELGAVGIQAEISGRPKHIYSIVKKMERKGAEFHEIYDLHAIRVLVDDVKDTYGALGVVHAIWRPIPGQFDDYIAMPKANLYQSLHTAVIGPDAKPLEVQIRTRQMHEVAEAGIAAHWRYKEGSRADRRYDEKLAWVRQLMEWQREVADATEFVEGLKLDVFQDQVFVFTPKGDVKDLPAGATPLDFAYRIHTDVGHRTIGAKVNNRLVPLDYRLRNGDIVDIVTTKASHGPSRDWLAIVQTNQAREKIRQWFKRQQRDENIAQGRELLDRELRRLAHETLASVDNARLTEIAAQLHFRELDDFYAAIGYGAVSSAAVVSRLGIHDDVEITLPEVAPPAAPSIAGVRVKGVGDLLVRFANCCSPIPGDEISGYVTRGKGVTVHRATCPSVLSEKDIERLIEVEWEVVAQQTYPITIRIEGLDRPGLLNEITNVVAENKVNIVAASVSTNPDGTATITLTLKVTSLQQLSKVLVRIENVRDVTGVTREQH encoded by the coding sequence ATGACCATGGACCTGGCCCGTCTCCGCGCCGCGCCGGCCGCCGTCGTCCAGCGCATCACGCGGGCCGGCGAGCCGGCCGCTGCACCCGGACCCACCTTGAGCGACCTCATCGCCGAGGCGCGGCGACATCGGCCCACCATCAACGTGGCCCTGATCGAGCGCGCCCACGAGGTGGCCAGCGCCGCCCACGAGGGGCAGTTGCGGGCATCGGGCGAGCCGTACATCACCCATCCCACCGCGGTGGCGTATGAATTGGCGACACTCCAGATGGACGCCGAGACCCTGGCCGCCGGGCTCCTCCACGACGTGCCCGAGGACACCGCCTATCCGTTGACCGATATCGAAAAGCGCTTCGGCCGCGAGGTCGCGCGCCTGGTTGACGGCGTGACCAAGCTGTCGAAATTCGGCAGCGCCCGGTCCACCGAGGAGCAGCAGGCCGAGAACATCCGGAAGATGTTCATGGCCATGGCCGAGGACGCGCGAGTGGTCATCATCAAGCTCGCCGACCGGCTCCACAACATGCGCACCCTTGAGTTCCTGGCGCCGGACAAGCAGGAGCGGATCGCGCGCCAGACCATGGAGATCTACGCCCCGCTGGCCCATCGGCTTGGGATGTGGCAGGTCAAGTGGGAGCTGGAGGACCTGTCGTTCAAGGTCCTCGACACGGACACCTACGCCCGGCTGGCGGGGATGCTGGCCGACAGTCGCAAAACGCGCGAGACGTTCATCAACCGTTCGATCTCCATCCTCCGCAAGGAGCTGGGGGCGGTGGGCATCCAGGCCGAGATCAGCGGCCGCCCCAAGCACATCTACAGCATCGTCAAGAAGATGGAGCGCAAGGGGGCCGAGTTCCACGAGATCTACGACCTCCACGCCATCCGGGTCCTGGTCGACGACGTGAAGGACACCTACGGCGCGCTCGGCGTGGTGCATGCCATCTGGCGCCCGATCCCGGGCCAGTTCGACGACTACATCGCGATGCCCAAGGCCAACCTGTACCAGTCGCTGCACACCGCGGTCATCGGCCCCGATGCCAAACCGCTCGAAGTGCAGATCCGGACCCGCCAGATGCACGAGGTGGCCGAGGCCGGGATCGCCGCCCACTGGCGCTACAAGGAGGGCAGCCGCGCCGATCGGCGCTACGACGAAAAGCTGGCCTGGGTCCGCCAGCTGATGGAGTGGCAGCGTGAGGTGGCCGACGCCACCGAATTCGTGGAAGGCCTCAAGCTCGACGTCTTCCAGGACCAGGTCTTCGTGTTCACCCCCAAGGGCGACGTCAAAGACCTGCCGGCTGGCGCCACCCCGCTCGACTTCGCCTATCGGATCCATACCGATGTCGGGCACCGGACCATCGGGGCCAAGGTCAACAACCGGCTGGTGCCGCTCGATTACCGGCTCCGCAACGGCGACATCGTGGACATCGTGACCACCAAGGCGTCTCACGGCCCATCCCGCGACTGGCTGGCCATCGTCCAGACCAACCAGGCCCGCGAAAAGATCCGCCAGTGGTTCAAGCGCCAGCAGCGCGACGAGAACATCGCCCAGGGGCGCGAGCTGCTCGACCGCGAGCTGCGTCGGCTGGCGCACGAGACGCTGGCATCGGTGGACAACGCCCGACTGACCGAAATCGCCGCTCAGCTCCATTTCCGCGAGCTGGACGACTTCTACGCCGCCATCGGCTACGGCGCGGTCAGCTCAGCGGCGGTCGTCAGCCGGCTGGGCATCCACGATGACGTCGAAATCACCCTCCCCGAGGTCGCCCCGCCGGCCGCGCCGAGCATCGCCGGGGTGCGGGTCAAGGGGGTGGGGGACCTGCTCGTCCGGTTCGCGAACTGCTGCAGCCCGATCCCCGGCGACGAGATCTCCGGCTACGTCACCCGCGGCAAGGGCGTGACCGTCCATCGCGCGACGTGTCCCAGCGTCCTGTCTGAGAAGGACATCGAGCGCCTGATCGAGGTCGAGTGGGAGGTGGTCGCCCAGCAGACCTACCCGATCACGATCCGGATCGAGGGCCTGGACCGGCCCGGGCTCCTGAACGAGATCACGAATGTCGTGGCCGAGAACAAGGTGAACATCGTGGCCGCTTCTGTGAGCACCAACCCCGATGGCACGGCGACGATCACCCTCACCCTGAAGGTCACCTCCCTTCAGCAGCTGTCCAAGGTCCTGGTCCGGATCGAAAACGTGCGGGACGTGACCGGCGTTACCCGGGAGCAGCACTAG